GACCTCGAGCCTGGAGTTCCGATCCCGTCGATAAGTTGTGCTGCCGATTACCTTGCCTTTTTCAAGACTGACGGGGTGCTCGGCCAGAAGGATGCCTTGCCGGTTGGAAAGCGAAAGGGTGCCATCCTTGACCTTGAGTAATACCTCCGGTCCCTTCCCGTTATAGGTGCCATATGGGACCCTGTAGAAGTTCCCCTTTGTAACTGATTGTGTTATCTTTTCTCACCGTGTAGGTGGGAATCTCATCCCGGGGGATTGCCGGTGAGGGGCGAAAAAAAGGAGAGATGCTCCTTTTCAATCAACCACACGTCATGGGGCAGGCGCTTCGTCGTGGCATGTTTGGTGCCGTTCGCCTTGCGCTCCAACCAGCTCAGGGCTTCCTCGTTGAGGCGATCTATATCGTGAAAGGTACGCGCGCGAAGAAAGTTGTTTTTCACGTATCCTACCACGTTCTCGACCCGGCCTTTGCTCTGGGGGATCGGCCTTGCGGCAGAACTCAACGCTGATACCGCGTTCATCCCTGTAGCGACGAAAATCATCAGCCAGGAGATAATCGCCAAGGTTCTCACTTTTCAGAAACACCGAGTCCTGATCATAGAGAAGCTTCCCGGGGATACCCTCTATATACTTGAAGGCCTGCTCGTGAGCCTGGACGGCTGTTTTCCCGGTGAAGGGAGTTGTTTGGAAAAACACATATTTGTAGCGACTGCGTGACAGGACAAGGGCAAAAAAAATAAACCCTGCGCCTACTGCCGTCCAAACGTCGCATCTGTGCTGTACCGAAGTCAACCTGCGCCTGGCTGCCATATGCAAACTCTTCCAGGGCTTCCGTCTGGCGGATCTTCTCCGGTACAGGGATCTTCTCCTGACGCCGCACGTGCTGGACAAAGTTGTATACAGTCTTGCTGTTCACCTTCGGCAAGTCGGCGTATTTCTCCTTCAGCCGGTCTTCTATCACTGCCGCCGGCAAACCATTGTCTATACTCAATAAGGAAAGAACGTCCGGGTAATATGGCGACAGAACAAGTTCGTATACACGTTGTTTCATTGAAAACTCATGAAACTCTTCTTCACTCATCTTCTTGTACCTGGAAACAGTTCTGCGATCAACACCCAACTTTTTTGCAATTTTACTGTCCGAATTGCCCGGATTACTGGAAAGTTCTTTAACTTCGTACCACATACGTACCTTTCTAAGGTCATGTATCTGAGTCTTCATAGTGTTTGTATTTTTGTGAATTACAAATATATGAAGACTCTTCTTTAACCCTTTTTATGTACATTGCATATTGCCAATTTCTGTACATTCAATCTTGCCGAAAATTGTACATGCGAAGTTACTGATTACAACAATATACAGAACCACATTAAACGCTCTTATACGTTTTCAGTATTACAGAAAAATCAAAAGTAAAATAGCCAAACAACTATTTATTGAAGAATGTGTAAGTAAAAAGCATAAGACAAAAGGTAAGGATGTTTTAAACGTCATCGCTGATATTAAATTTGACGATATCACGGTGAAATTTTTATCTGACTGCGAAGACTTTTGGAGTGCGACCGGTATAGAATACGCTACTATCGGGATTTATATGAGAACACTTAGGGCAATAATAAACAATGGAGAAGACCCTTATTTAAGCGGAACTCGCTATCCATTTGGAGAGGGCAAGAATAAATATTCTATTCCGGAAGGTGGGAGAAAATCTATCGCTTTAGACATTGAGGACATTTGGAAAATAGAGGATTTTGAGACTGACAATCAAGGATTGATGGTTGCAAGGGATATTTTCATATTCATGTTCTATTGTAACGGACTAAATTTCGGTGATCTATGCAGGTTGCAATACAAAGACATCGACGGAGCATCCCAAGAGATTGTATTTCATCGTAAGAAAACCAGAGATACAAAAAAGAAAAAAAATCCAGAGCCTATTTGCGCTCCGCTACTACCTCCAATGGTAGAAATAATTAACCGACACGGCAATAAAGAACAGAATGGATATATCTTTCCATTTCTTAACGGCATCGAACGAGTAGATCAAAACGAAAGAAAGATAAAAGACGCTATTCAACTGGCATTAAACCCAATAAATAATTCATTAAAAGTAATAGCAGCACAATTAGGGATAGACCGGAATTTATCGACCGCCTATACCCGTAACAGCTACGTAACTCATCTTACAAGCGAAATGTATATTAGTGAGATTTTCGTTAAACAAATGGTTGGCCATAGTACTGGAAAGAATGTAACCGCCGGCTATAATAATCCATCCCCCAAAAAAAGGAGAGAGGTGAATTCTAAACTATTAAACCCAAACAAAAAATATAATACGATAAGTCTATTGTCTGTAACCGGATGATCGTTTCCCGAAATATGACAGACTGTGTCTGTTAATTTCAAAGATAAGGAAACCAATTCCTGTATAACACCGAACTGGTTGTAAAATGTGATATTTTAGGCACCTTCGCTAAATGAAAACATTATCCCAACTATTTGTTTAATGAAAATATGGTATGAGCGCGTTAGAATTTAGAAAGTGTAATTACATTTATTTTTAAGT
This portion of the Petrimonas sulfuriphila genome encodes:
- a CDS encoding transposase, which codes for MAIISWLMIFVATGMNAVSALSSAARPIPQSKGRVENVVGYVKNNFLRARTFHDIDRLNEEALSWLERKANGTKHATTKRLPHDVWLIEKEHLSFFSPLTGNPPG
- a CDS encoding phage integrase SAM-like domain-containing protein — protein: MPKIVHAKLLITTIYRTTLNALIRFQYYRKIKSKIAKQLFIEECVSKKHKTKGKDVLNVIADIKFDDITVKFLSDCEDFWSATGIEYATIGIYMRTLRAIINNGEDPYLSGTRYPFGEGKNKYSIPEGGRKSIALDIEDIWKIEDFETDNQGLMVARDIFIFMFYCNGLNFGDLCRLQYKDIDGASQEIVFHRKKTRDTKKKKNPEPICAPLLPPMVEIINRHGNKEQNGYIFPFLNGIERVDQNERKIKDAIQLALNPINNSLKVIAAQLGIDRNLSTAYTRNSYVTHLTSEMYISEIFVKQMVGHSTGKNVTAGYNNPSPKKRREVNSKLLNPNKKYNTISLLSVTG